The genomic stretch GTGGACGCCGGGCCTGGCGCCGCGCCTCGTGCGCGAGCACTGGCGGCCCATCGTGGCGGGGGCGTGGCCGGATTTCCTGCGGCTGGGGGTGGAGCTGGGCGGGCGGCTCGTCGGGTACGTGGACCTGGCGAACCTCACGCGAGAGGCGGGCGAGTTCGGCATCGGGATCGGGGAGCGGGCGCGGTGGGGCCGGGGCGTGGGGCGGGAGGCGGGGGGGCAGATGCTCGCCCTCGCCTTCGGGCCGCTGGGGCTGGAGGCTGTCACCGCGCAGGTGTACGCGCCCAACCGCCGCTCGCACGCGCTGATGCGCCGCCTGGGCTTCCGTGAGAACGGACGCGGCGAGCCGGAGCCG from Deinococcus planocerae encodes the following:
- a CDS encoding GNAT family N-acetyltransferase gives rise to the protein MVLTVSLRPLRPGDEEAAVRWAADPEFCRAAGWTPGLAPRLVREHWRPIVAGAWPDFLRLGVELGGRLVGYVDLANLTREAGEFGIGIGERARWGRGVGREAGGQMLALAFGPLGLEAVTAQVYAPNRRSHALMRRLGFRENGRGEPEPYRGEVVEVVRYALTREAWATHPGRSGGTVPSPFA